Genomic DNA from Zonotrichia albicollis isolate bZonAlb1 chromosome 25, bZonAlb1.hap1, whole genome shotgun sequence:
cccccatgtcTCTCcatgtccccccgtgtcccgtGTCCCCTACATGCCAGGCCATGTCTCCATGTCCCCCTGGGCCAGCCCaagccctgtgtccccccatgtGCCATGTCTCCCATGTGCCCAGTGTCCTCCATGTCCCCCTATGTCCCCCATCTGCCCAGTGTCCTCCATGTCCtgtgtccctccatgtccccaccatgtcccccatgtccccagtgtcccccatttcccctatgtgcccagtgtcccccatgtcccctatGTCCCCTGTGTGCCCAGTGTCCTCCATGTTCCCCATGTGCCCAGTGTCCCCCATTTCCCCTATGTGcccagtgtcccccatgtcccctatGTCCCCTATGTGCCCAGTGTCCTCCATGTTCCCCATGTGcccagtgtcccccatgtcccctatgtgcccagtgtcccccatgtcccccgtgtcccctgtgtgcCCAGTGTCCTCCATGTCCCCCGTGTGcccagtgtcccccatgtcccccgtgtcccctgtatgcccagtgtcccccatgtcccctgtgtgcccagtgtcccctgtatccccagtgtcccccatttcccctatgtgcccagtgtcccccatgtcccccatgtgcccagtgtcccccatttccccctgtgtccccagtgtcccccatgtcccctatgtgcccagtgtcccccctgtcccccctgtccccccgtgtcccggTACCTTGGGGCAGGTGCGGGTGCAGTTCATGATGGTGTGGCAGCGGTACAGCGAGAACGGGTCCTGCAGCTGCGCCAGGCGCTCCTCGGTGAAATCATCCCGGGAATCGATCATCCAGCGGTacgcctggggacagggacagcagggacactgctgggacactgctgggacagggacagcagggacactgctgggacactgctgggacagggacaatgctgggacactgctgggacagggacactgctgggacactgctgggacactgctgggacagggacactgctgggacagggacactgacactgctgggacagggacactgctgggacactgctggggacactgctgggacagggacactgctgggacactgctgggacagggacactgctgggacactgctgggacactgctgggacagggacactgctgggacagggacactgctggggacactgctgggacactgctgggacactgctggggacattgctggggacattgctggggacagggacactgctggggacactgctgggacagggacactgctgggacagggacattgctgggacagggacactgctgggacactgctgggacactgctgggacagggacactgctgggacagggacattgctgggacagggacactgctgggacactgctgggacagggacattgctggggacagggacagtgctggggacactgtTGGAACAGGGACACTGCTGAGACAAGGACACTGATActgctgggacactgctgggacaccaCAAACACCACTGGGGACATTTCTGGGGACACACATGcacactgctggggacacagacactgctggggacacagacactgctggggacattgctgggacagggacactgctggggacaccaCAAACACCACTGGGGACACTACTGGGGACTCACACACAgactgctggggacacagacactgctggggacacgaacactgctggggacacagacactgctggggacactgacaCTGCTGGCACCAGCTGGGGATCCCACAGTGACaccacccagcagtgccaggccaGGCCGGTGACACTGCTGCCTGAGGATTTTATACTCTGCATTTTGAGatcctgtgctgctttagtgccTAACTCTGAACTCCacagtgccagctgctgctctcccgtTCTGCTCACacacaacaattcctctgggcCTGAAACTCAAGGACACCCTCCAGCTTCAAGGCCCAAAAAGTACCAACAAAATGAGTTGGGGAGCAGCAAACTTGGGGTAAATACTTCATCAACTGAAGGAGGATTAACCCCTGATATGTAAATGGGGTTAAAAATGTATAATTGTCTGAAAAACTCGTGCCCATTGTCCATTCTGGGCGTGGCCTCAGAGGTTTCTCAGTGCCCAAGGTGTGCCCACTGAAATAAACACTCACCTCATCCTCCTAACCCTGCCTGGCTCCTCTAGGCAGCCACTCCAAGGCACCAGCACCGGCCAGGTGACACTGACAGGTGACACTGGCACTGGCAGGTGACACTGACACTGGCAGGTGACACTGACACTGGTAGGTGACACTGACACTGGCAGGTGACACTGGCAGGTGCCACTGAGACTGGTAGGTGACACTGACACTGGCAGGTGCCACTGACAATGGCAGGTGACACTGGCAGGTGACACTGGCAGGTGACACTGACAATGGTAGGTGCCACTGACACTGGCAGGTGCCACTGACAATGGCAGGTGACACTGGCAGGTGACACTGGCACTGGCAGGTGACACTGAGACTGGCAGGTGACACTGGTAGGTGACACTGACACTGGTAGGTGACACTGACACTGGTAAGTGACACTGACAATGGCAGGTGACACTGGCAGGTGCCACTGACACTGGTAGGTGACACTGACACTGGTAGGTGACACTGGCAGGTGACACTGACAGTGGTAGGTGACACTGAGACTGGCAGGTGCCACTGACAATGGCAGGTGCCACTGGCAGGTGCCACTGACACTGGTAGGTGACACTGGCACTGGCAGGTGACACTGAGACTGGCAGGTGACACTGGCAGGTGACACTGGCACTGGCAGGTGACACTGACACGGGCAGGTGACACTGAGACTGGCAGGTGACACTGACAGTGGTAGGTGACACTGACACTGGCAGGTGGCACTGGCAGGTGCCACTGACACTGGCAGGTGACACTGGTAGGTGACATTGGCAGGTGCCACTGAGACTGGCAGGTGCCACTGACAATGGCAGGTGACACTGAGACTGGCAGGTGACACTGGTAGGTGACACTGGCAAGTGCCACTGAGACTGGCAGGTGCCACTGAGACTGGTAGATGACACTGGCACTGGCAGGTGACATTGACACTGGTAGATGACACTGGCAGGTGACACTGGCAGATGCCACTGAGACTGGCAGGTGACACTGGCAGGTGCCACTGACACTGGTAGGTGACACTGGCAGGTGACACTGGCAGGTGACACTGGCAGGTGACACTGGCAGGTGGCACTGACAGTGGTAGGTGACACTGACACTGGCAGGTGACACTGGCAGGTGCCACTGACATTGGTAGGTGCCACTGACACCGGCAGGTGACACTGACACTGGTAGGTGACACTGGCAGGTGACACTGACAATGGCAGGTGACACTGGTAGGTGCCACTTACATTGGCAGGTGACACTGAGACTGGTAGGTGACACTGACACTGGTAAGTGACACTGACAATGGCAGGTGACACTGGCAGGTGACACTGGCACTGGCAGGTGCCACGGACACTGGTAGGTGACACTGGCAGGTGACATTGACACTGGCAGGTGACACTGAGACTGGCAGGTGACACTGGCAGGTGCCACTGACACTGGCAGGTGACACTGACACTGGTAGGTGACACTGACACTGGTAGGTGACAATGGCAGGTGACACTGACACTGGCAGGTGACACTGAGACTGGCAGGTGACACTGACACTGGTAGGTGACACTGGCAGGTGACACTGAGACTGGTAGGTGACACTGACACTGGTAGGTGACACTGGCAGGTGACACTGACACTGGTAGGTGACACTGGCAGGTGCCACTGACAATGGCAGGTGACACTGAGACTGGCAGGTGCCACGGAGACTGGTAGGTGACACTGACACTGGCAGGTGACACTGAGACTGGCAGGTGACACTggcaggtgacagtgacactggcaggtgacagtgacaatggCAGGTGACACTGGCAGGTGCCACTAAGACTGGTAGGTGACACTGAGACTGGCAGATGACACTGACACTGGCAGGTGACATTGACACTGGTAGGTGACACTGGCAGGTGACACTGACACTGGCAGGTGACACTGACACTGGTAGGTGACACTggcaggtgacagtgacactggtAGGTGACACTGAGACTGGTAGGTGACACTGGCAGGTGACACTGACAATGGCAGGTGACACTGGCAGGTGACACTGGTAGGTGGCACTGGTAGGTGACAGTGACATGTCCTCACCTGCATGAGCACGGCAGGGCCCAGGTATTTGTCCCCGTTCCACCAGTAGCTGGGacagctggtgctgcagcaggcACACAGGATGCACTCGTAGAGCCCGTCctgccagggaggggacacagcacgCTGTCACCACGGgctggtgacacagggacacagcacgCTGTCACCACGGGGCTGCTGACACAGGGGAGCCACCCCTGTCCCCAcggagcagctcctgtgtgagGCAGCAATTCCTGAGGGAACAACCCCAACCCTCCCAGACcggggccaggagctgcccatcATGGTCCTTGTGGTCCCCAAAATGTCCTTGTGGTCCCCTCATGGTCCTTGTGGTCCCCAAAATGTCCTTGTGGTCCCCTCATGGTCCTTGTGAACCCCCCATGGTTCTTGTGGTCCTCCATGGTCCTTGTGGCCCCCTCAGGGTCCTTGcggtccccaaaatgtccctgtGGTCCCCTCATGGTCCTTGTGGTCCCTCCAAGGTCCTTGTGGTCCCCAAAATGTCCTTGTGGTCCCCCCAGGGTCCTTGTGGTCCCCTCATGGCCCTTGTGGTCCCCTCATGGTCCTTGTGGTCCCCTCAGGGTCCTTGTGGTCCCCAAAATGTCTTTGTGGTCCCCTCATGGTCCTTGTGGTCCCCAAAATGTCTTTGTGGTCCCCTCATGGTTCTTGTGGTTCCCTCATGGTCCTTGTGGTCCCTCCAAAGTCGTTGTGGCCCCCTCAGGGTCCTTGTGGTCCCCAAAATGTCCTTGTGGCCCCCTCAGGGTCCTTGTGGTCCCCAAAATGTCCTTGTGGTCCCCAAAATGTCCTTGTGGCCCCCCCATGGTCCTTGTGGcccccttccagctcagggttTTCATTCCATGGTTCCAGGAGCCCCACACTGAACCAGGacctggggcagcaggggaagggcagggcctggagagGAAGGGGGAGCTGCTGGGTTCTCCTGCACCCCTGCCCACCTCAGGTTCCTGCACTCCCACCTTGTGTCACAGACTCTTTAATGAAAAATCCttcccttaggattttttctcctgagaagctgagaggcctcaggaacaaaatgtaaacattgattatctgctgctgtggaatgcaacaggtgcatctgggattggtctgatgtggttgtttctaattaatggccaatcacagagagtctgagccacaagcctttgttaccATTCCTTCTTactctattcttagccagccttctgatgaaatcctttcttctattcttttagtatagttttaatgtaatatatatcataaaataataaatcagccttctgaaacacggagtcagatccttcTCTGCCCTCATCCTCCATGTGCACACggtcacagccctgcccagcctcccttcctgctgctcacaTCCACCTCTCCCtcccaaaatgggatttggtGCCTCCCCAgtggagcagggccaggctgagcTCGGAATCCTGGAATGATGGATCCATCCTGGCAGCTCAGAGGAAAAACCCCTAATCCCTGTGGCAGCCAtgaaatccaccccaaaccttGGCCACACACATCAGCCTTGTAAAGAGCTGCCAAAAAACTGCCCTCAAATCCCCCCTGCTCGacacagacaccccaaatcTCGCCCCTGAGCTTTTCTCAGGAGCTTCCCAGGCTGCAAAACCCACACAGAGGTGGGAGCACAGCCAGAGACCCTCTCCCCACTGGAGCCTGCAgagagctcccagcagcaggaattgcacatgggatgggatgggatgggatgggatgggatgggatgggatgggatgggatgggatgggatgggatgggatgggatggggatggaaatggggatgggatggggatggatgggatgggatgggatggggtgggatgggatgggatgggatggggatggagatgggatggggatgggatgggatgggatggggtgggatgggatgggatgggatgggatgggatgggatgggatgggatgggatggggtgggatgggatgggatgggatgggatggggtgggatgggatgggatgggatgggatgggatggggtgggatggggatgggatggggtggggtgggatgggatgggatgggatgggatgggatgggatggggttggatggaatggaatggaatggaatggaatggaatggaatggaatggaatggaatggaatggaatggaatggaatagggAGCAATGGGATCAGAGCCCCCCTggcaagcccagctccctgtgctgagctgtggggccgTGTCCCACACTGTGGGACTGGGAgcgggctcagggctcagctgtgaccctgggctgctctgggagggTTTCAGCACTCAAGCTGCAGTTTCTGACCAGTTTCTGGCGATCCTCTATGGACTGCAGGTACTGCTGCTTGCCCTCCTTGGACTCGTCCTTCTTCTTCAGGTAGGGCTCGATGGATTTGTACTGGGCATAGAAGTTACTCAGGTCCTGGGGCAGGAAAAGCACAGGGACCTGCTTATGGGGCTGAGGAGAATCAGGgaacatccccatccccaaatcccaccccaaatcccagccctgctgtcatTGGGGCAGGAAAAGAACAGGGACCTGGTTATGGGGCTGAGGAGAATCAAGgaacatccccatccccaaatcccagccctgtgtcctgGGGGCAGGAAAAACACAGGGATCTGGTTATGGGGCTGAGAAGAATTAGGgaacatccccatccccaaatcccacccaggtGGATCCACCCCAAATCCTATTCCTGCTATCCTGGGGGCAGGAACAGCACAGGGACCTGGTTATGGGGCTGAGGAGAAGAATTAGGgaacatccccatccccaaatcccatccctgctgtcatTGGGGCAGGAAAAGCACAGGGACCTGGTTCTGGGGCTGAGGAGAATCAGGGAACATCTCCAGGTGGATGCACCCTAAATCCCACCCTTGCAATTCTGGGGGCAGGAAAAACACAGGGACCTGGTTATGGGGCTGAGGAGAATCAGGgaacatccccatccccaaatcccaccccagcTGGATACACCtcaaatcccagccctgctggtcaCCCCAAATCCTATTCCTGCTATCCTGGGGGCAGGAACAGCACAGGGATCTGGATATGGGGCTGAGGAGAATCAAGgaacatccccatccccacatcccatccctgctgtcatTGGGGCAGGAACAGCACAGGGATCTGGTTCTGGGGCTGAGGACAATCAAGgaacatccccatccccaaatcccaccccaaatcccagccctgctgtccacACCGTGGGGCCCTGACCCCTCCCTTCAGCCCCACCCTCGGGGGCACAGcctcttcccaaaatcccccctaaatcccccctAAATCCCTTCCTGGCCCAGCCTCACCCCAAATTCACACCTGAGCAGGAGGTGCCATTCCCTCCCCGGAGCTGCCACATTCCAGGCCAGCACACCCTGACTCACCGGCACCCACCCCGGTGCCACCCGGCCCTGGTGGCAGCTGCCACTGcctggcccagccctggctgtgccctggccctgcactcACCGGCACCAGGTCCTTCACCACGTACATGTGGGGCAGGGGGTAGATTTTGGTGACTTTGCTGAGGTCACTGTCGATTTTTTTGATGCAGGCCAGGGTGTTGCCGCCGGCGATGTTCATGGCGCAGGAGCCGCAGATCCCTGAGGGGGAACAGCAGAGAGCCAAGGGTGGGATTGGCACTGCTggcccccaaaaatccacctgggTTGTGCTGGGGAATCTCTGCTTGGGCCTTCCAAACCCATCAGGATCCCAAAAAAAACTCTTCCCAACATCAAGGGTTTTGGGAAACCACTTTGAAACCACCAGGGTCTTCATCCATCATAGAAAACCTCCTGGAAAGGCTCTTCCCAACCTGCTGGGATCCACattaaccccaaaaaatctcttCTCACCACACCAGGGTTCTCACTCATCCCAGAAAACCTCTTGGAAAGGCTCTTCCCAAACTCCTGGGATCCTCACTTATCCCAAAAAATCTCTTCTCACCTCACCAGGGTCCTCATccatcccaaaaaaacctcgTAACAGGTTCTGGGAAAGCCTCTTGACAATATCCTAGAGGCCTCACCCATCCTCAAAAAGCTCTTTGTGTTCTATCAGTGTCCTCACCCATCCCAGAAAACCTCCTGGAAAGGCTCTTCTGGGATCCTCACTTGCTCCAAAAAATCTCTTCTCACCACACCAAGGTCCCCACTTGTCCCAGGAAACCTCCTGGAAAGGCTCTTCCCAAACTCCTGGGATCCTCACTTATCCAAAAAATCTCTTCTCACCACACCAGGGTCTTCACttcacccaaaaatcctggTCACAGGTTCTGGAaaagcctcctgctcctccatccatccccaaaAACCCTTCTTGTTCTATCAGTGTCCTCACCCATCCCAGAAAACCTCCTGGAAAGGCTCTTCCCAACCTGCTGGGATCCTCACTTATCCCAAAAAATCTCTTCTCACCACACCAGGGTCTTCACTTCACCCAAAAAACCTCATTACAGGTTCTGGAAaagcctcctgctgctccaccaAAGGCCTCATCCATCCTCAAAAAATCCTTTGTGTTCTATCAGTGTCCTCACCCATCCTAGAAAACCTCCTGGAAATGTTCTTCTCGATCCTCACTTGCTCCAAAAAATCTCTTCTCACCACACCAAGGTCCTCACCTGTCCAATGAAAACCTCCTGGAAAAGCTTTTCCCAACCTCCTGGGATCCTCACTTATCCCAAAAAATCTCTTCTCACCACACCAGGGTCTTCACTTCACCCAAAAAACCTTGTCACAGGTTCTGGAAaagcctcctgctgctccaccaAAGGCCTCATCCATCCTCAAAAAATCCTTCTTGTTCTATCAGGGTCTTCACCTGTCCTGGAAAACCTCCTGGAAAGGCTCTTCTGGGAtcctcctttgctccaaaaaATCTCTTCTCACCACACCAAGGTCCCCACCTGTCCAATGAAAACCTCCTGGAAAGGCTCTGCCCAACCTCCTGAGATCCTCACTTACTCCAAAAATCTCTTCTCACTGTACCAGGGTCCCCACTTGTCCCAGGAAACCTCTTGGAAAGGCTTTTCCCAACTTTCTGGGATCCTCACTTACTCCAAAAATCTCTTCTCACCACAACAAGGTCCTCACCTGACCCAGAAAACCTCTTGGAAAGGCTCTTCCCAACCTGCTGGGATCCTCACTTATCCCAAAAAATCTCTTCTCACCACACCAGGGTCCtcatccaccccaaaaatcctggtCACAGGTTCTGGAaaagcctcctgctcctccaccaAAGGCCTCATCCATCCTCAAAAAACCCTTCTTGTTCTATCAGGGTCTTCACCCATCCCAGAAAATCTCCTGGAAAGGCTCTTCTGGGAtcctcctttgctccaaaaaATCTCTTCTCACCACACCAAGGTCCCCACTTGTCCCACAAAACCTCCTGGAAAGGCTCTTCCCAACCTCCTGGGATCCTCACTTATCCCAAAAAATCTCTTCTCACCACACCAAGGTCCTCATCCATCCCAAAAAAACCTTGTCACAGGTTCTGGAAAAGCCTCTTGCCAATCCCCTAGAGGCCTCACCCGTACCCAAAAAACCCTTCTTGTTCTATCAGGGTCTTCACCTGTCCTGGAAAACCTCCTGGAAATGTTCTTCTCGATCCTCACTTGCTCCAAAAAATCTCTTCTCACCACACCAAGGTCCTCACCTGACCCAGAAAACCTCTTGGAAAGGCTTTTCCCAACTTTCTGGGATCCTCACTTATCCCAAAAAATCTCTTCTCACCACACCAGGGTCTTCACTTCACCCAGAAAACCTTGTCACAGGTTCTGGAAaagcctcctgctgctccaccaAAGGCCTCATCCATCCCC
This window encodes:
- the SDHB gene encoding succinate dehydrogenase [ubiquinone] iron-sulfur subunit, mitochondrial, with the protein product MAAARALPGRSELLSAKMAAAAVGVSLRSGVPARLLRAGPRTVLRQAQTAAAAPRLKKFAIYRWDPDKAGDKPRMQTYEVDLNKCGPMVLDALIKIKNEMDSTLTFRRSCREGICGSCAMNIAGGNTLACIKKIDSDLSKVTKIYPLPHMYVVKDLVPDLSNFYAQYKSIEPYLKKKDESKEGKQQYLQSIEDRQKLDGLYECILCACCSTSCPSYWWNGDKYLGPAVLMQAYRWMIDSRDDFTEERLAQLQDPFSLYRCHTIMNCTRTCPKGLNPGKAIAEIKKMMATYKQKAATA